The following proteins are co-located in the Desulfurococcus amylolyticus Z-533 genome:
- a CDS encoding SPFH domain-containing protein — MTGLSKTNVIEWVNSGPEDLLWVYPYEEIRWGSVLIVHEYETAIFMRDGKIYDVLPPGRHMLTTQNLPLLTRAYRLVMGYGESPFKARIVFVSLKQFKGKFGLSTRVKLGPRTLYMTELQVYGEFWYRVSDPVLFLTQIAGSVSNLTSSAVAEFIRNYFTETLIQEISKYTAIDIYSNLSQTTSRLKAGVIQEAFVQRGLELIDVKIAGASLPQLERMEKEDPTYGLPLLLAIQKGEEDKVLEIVKTVEVMRALGKSPAAGWMGALVAMPSLMQQVVQPTQQSQQPSQPSQPAESPTIAKLRELKNMLDEGLITREEYEQLKKEILEKFKKEI, encoded by the coding sequence GTGACGGGCTTGAGCAAGACTAATGTTATAGAGTGGGTTAATTCAGGGCCAGAGGATCTCCTCTGGGTTTACCCATATGAGGAGATCCGCTGGGGCAGCGTATTGATAGTCCACGAGTATGAGACGGCAATATTCATGAGGGACGGGAAGATCTACGATGTACTTCCACCAGGAAGACATATGCTGACAACTCAAAACCTACCCCTTCTCACGAGGGCCTATAGGCTGGTAATGGGCTACGGCGAGTCGCCTTTCAAGGCGAGGATTGTATTTGTATCACTCAAACAGTTCAAAGGTAAATTCGGTCTATCCACTAGGGTTAAACTTGGTCCTAGAACATTATACATGACTGAGCTTCAAGTGTATGGCGAATTCTGGTATAGAGTTTCAGATCCAGTCTTATTCCTCACCCAAATAGCTGGCTCAGTGAGTAATCTGACTTCATCAGCTGTGGCGGAATTTATTCGAAACTATTTTACCGAGACATTGATTCAGGAGATCAGCAAATATACCGCAATAGACATCTACTCAAATCTATCTCAGACGACCTCGAGGCTTAAAGCAGGAGTGATACAGGAAGCTTTTGTCCAGAGGGGGCTGGAGCTCATAGATGTCAAAATCGCCGGAGCAAGCCTGCCGCAACTCGAGAGGATGGAGAAAGAAGACCCTACCTACGGTCTCCCGCTCTTATTGGCTATTCAGAAAGGCGAGGAGGATAAAGTACTGGAGATCGTTAAAACGGTTGAAGTCATGAGAGCACTGGGTAAATCGCCTGCTGCTGGCTGGATGGGTGCACTTGTGGCAATGCCCAGCCTAATGCAACAAGTTGTCCAGCCTACTCAACAATCCCAGCAACCTAGTCAGCCGTCTCAGCCAGCCGAGAGCCCGACGATCGCTAAGCTTAGGGAGTTGAAGAATATGCTCGACGAGGGATTAATCACAAGGGAAGAATACGAGCAGTTGAAGAAGGAGATCCTTGAAAAGTTCAAGAAGGAGATATAG
- a CDS encoding AAA family ATPase: MQYLVDKGIEYAHKAVSADKAGDYETAIKYYNSAIDLLSKYLKLYPDSPLAETYRDLVQKYKNRVALLEKYLSNSVKIGGSQGEEGSIDDVVEVLEPEKRSNKNTFKDLVDLEEVKQALKRSVIYPVKTPHLYPLGWAQGILLFGPPGCGKTELAIALANEVDAVLINVSPATVMSKWLGDAEKNVKKIFDKAREYASQGKPVIIFIDEVDSLLQPLGNEVGGEKRMRNQFLIEMDGLKSKENKKMPLFVVGATNKPWTLDIGFIRRFEKRIYVPPPNSEVRKQLFIHFIGKLKDIYTIDNIDYEKLADLTENYSPADIASIVKEVQNNVAEELNEKGLSKPEDIKQSRPLTTEDFVKVIEKRKPSIDPSWLEAYKEWQEKYGAL, encoded by the coding sequence ATGCAGTATCTCGTTGATAAAGGTATAGAGTACGCTCACAAGGCTGTCTCAGCAGATAAGGCAGGGGACTACGAGACAGCTATAAAATACTATAACTCTGCCATAGACCTCTTATCAAAGTACCTTAAACTATACCCTGACTCCCCTCTAGCGGAGACGTATAGGGACCTGGTGCAGAAGTATAAGAATAGGGTAGCACTGCTAGAAAAGTATCTATCTAACTCAGTGAAGATAGGTGGTTCTCAGGGCGAGGAGGGCAGTATAGATGACGTTGTCGAAGTACTGGAGCCTGAGAAGAGGAGTAATAAGAACACGTTTAAGGATCTAGTAGACCTGGAGGAAGTAAAACAGGCTTTGAAACGCTCAGTAATATACCCTGTGAAAACACCACACCTCTACCCTCTTGGATGGGCCCAGGGAATACTCTTGTTTGGTCCACCTGGATGCGGTAAAACAGAGCTGGCGATAGCCCTTGCCAACGAGGTAGACGCTGTCCTTATAAATGTAAGCCCAGCCACAGTTATGAGTAAGTGGCTTGGTGACGCAGAGAAAAACGTTAAGAAGATATTTGATAAGGCCAGGGAATATGCTTCGCAAGGTAAACCAGTGATCATATTCATTGATGAAGTAGACAGCTTACTACAGCCCCTGGGAAACGAGGTGGGTGGCGAGAAGAGGATGAGAAACCAGTTCCTGATCGAGATGGATGGATTAAAGAGCAAGGAGAACAAGAAGATGCCGTTATTCGTAGTGGGTGCAACGAATAAGCCGTGGACCCTTGACATAGGCTTCATAAGGAGGTTCGAGAAGAGGATATATGTCCCACCACCAAACAGTGAAGTCAGGAAACAATTATTCATACACTTCATCGGTAAATTGAAAGACATCTACACAATCGATAACATAGACTATGAGAAGCTAGCGGACTTAACAGAAAACTATAGTCCAGCAGACATAGCCAGCATAGTTAAAGAAGTACAGAATAATGTGGCAGAGGAATTAAACGAGAAAGGATTATCGAAGCCTGAGGACATAAAGCAAAGCAGGCCACTAACCACAGAGGACTTCGTAAAGGTAATAGAGAAGAGGAAGCCTAGTATAGATCCCTCATGGCTGGAAGCATACAAGGAATGGCAAGAGAAATACGGTGCACTCTAA
- a CDS encoding chromatin protein Cren7 codes for MPCTEKVKVKTPGGRELELVPVKVWQLNPRGRKGVKIGLFQDPGTGRYFRTRVPEEYPLCS; via the coding sequence ATGCCCTGTACAGAGAAAGTAAAGGTGAAAACCCCAGGCGGTAGGGAACTAGAGCTAGTTCCTGTAAAGGTATGGCAGCTGAACCCAAGGGGTAGGAAAGGAGTTAAGATAGGGTTGTTCCAGGATCCTGGAACCGGGAGATACTTTAGAACCAGGGTACCAGAGGAATACCCGCTCTGCAGCTAG